A window of Chlorobium phaeobacteroides DSM 266 genomic DNA:
TCAAGGGGCATAACTGGTATGAGCCCCTCGCCTGTAAGCCGGATATACTCTTCATCAACATCCGGTACTGAAATGTTATACATGAGACCGGCAGGATTGCACGGTGACTGCCCCTCCCTGGGAGCCATAAACTGCAACGTTGCCGAACATTCGGCAAACCTGATATTGACATACCACCCGCAATCAAATGTCACTTCAGCATTGAAATGGCCGACATAAAATTCGCGAGACTCAGCGACCTTTTCAGTGGTAATGCATGTTGAAATTGCATTGACAGACATTTTTTCCCTCCCTCTGATTATGCCTATAAGCGCATCACTCTTCATTCAAAAGCAAGGCTGGATAGCTGGATAGCGAGATGGCGAAATAGCAAAACAGCCTTAAATCCTCTTCATGAAAATTCGTGTCAATTCGTGGACAAAACTCTTCTCTTCGATCCAATCCGTGGACAACACTCCCCCTCTTCATCCTCTTCAATCCAAAATTCAAAATTTACAACTCAAAATCTCTTCACCCTCTTCATCCAAAAGCAAGGCTGGATAGCTGGATAGCTGGATAGCTGGATAGCGAGATGGCGAAATAGCAAAACAGCCTTAAATCCTCTTCGTGAAAATTCGTGTCAATTCGTGGACAAAACTCTTCCTCTTCAATCTTCAATCTTCAATCCAAAACTCAAAATCTCTTCACCCCTCTTCATCCAAAAGCAAGGCTGGATGGCTGGATAGCGAGATGGCGAAATAGCAAAACAGCCTTAAATCCTCTTCATGAAAATCCGTGTCAATTCGTGGACAAAACTCTTCCTCTTCAATCTTCAATCCAAAATCCAGAATCCAAAATTCAAAATCTCTTCACCCCTCTTCATCCAAAAGCAAGGCTGGATAGCTGGATAGCGAGATGGCGAAATAGCAAAACAGCCTTAAATCCTCTTCATGAAAATTCGTGTCAATTCGTGGACAAAACTCTTCCTCGTTCAATCTTCAATCCAAAATCCAGAATCCAAAATTCAAAATCTCTTCACCCCTCTTCATCCAAAAGCAAGGCTGGATGTTGGATCAGCGAAGCGGAAACAACAAACAGCCTTAATTTCTTTTCGTGAAAATTCGTGTCAATTCGTGGACAAAACTCTTCCTCTTCAATCTTCAATCCAAAATCCAAAACTCAAAATCTCTTCACCCCTCTTCATCCAAAAGCAAGGCTGGATAGCGAGATGGCGAAATAGCAAAACCGCCTTAAATCCACTTCGTGAAAATCCGTGTCAATTCGTGGACAAAACTCTTCCTCTTCAATCTTCAATCTTCAATCCAAAATCCAGAATCCAAAATTCAAAATCTCTTCACCCCTCTTCATCCAAAAGCAAGGCTGGATGGCTGGATAGCGAGATGGCGAAATAGCAAAACCGCCTTAAATCCACTTCGTGAAAATCCGTGTAATTCGTGGACAAAAAAATCTTCTCTTCAATCCAAAATCCAGAATTCACAATTCAAAATCTCCTAACCCTCTTAATACGTCAGGTCTTAATCAACGTGGACCGTTACGCGATGCTTATTGTTGAAAGGTACATGTTTCAATCCCTCTTAATACGTCAGGTCTTAATCAACTTGAAGGGAGCAGGGCCAACAGCTGGCGCAGATTGTATGGTGTTTCAATCCCTCTTAATACGTCAGGTCTTAATCAACACGGGTTCACGGAGCGGCATGGGGTCGCGATTTAAAATAGTTTCAATCCCTCTTAATACGTCAGGTCTTAATCAACAATGAAATTTACTCAATGCACTTTGTCAGATGCCAAAGGCAAGGTTTCAATCCCTCTTAATACGTCAGGTCTTAATCAACACAAACCCAAGACAGGCCCTGATGGAAAGTGAGCCAGTTTATTAAGTTTCAATCCCTCTTAATACGTCAGGTCTTAATCAACGTAAAAGGCCCTCAACACTTCAATCAGGTCTCGGGTTTCAATCCCTCTTAATACGTCAGGTCTTAATCAACTTGATCGGGTGCATGAAAATAACATCCGGTTC
This region includes:
- a CDS encoding VOC family protein → MSVNAISTCITTEKVAESREFYVGHFNAEVTFDCGWYVNIRFAECSATLQFMAPREGQSPCNPAGLMYNISVPDVDEEYIRLTGEGLIPVMPLEDHPWGDRGFAVLDPNGVILYLFSERPASDEFKKYFLP